A genomic window from Candidatus Methylomirabilis sp. includes:
- a CDS encoding YbaK/EbsC family protein, which translates to MRREGRASMTTPPLLTEADVARAIGERSVAAELVHPGGKTPTVEAAAAALKVSTAQIVKSLIFLVDGAPHLVISNGTGRVDARALAAALGAGKARLARPEEASALTGYAVGGMPPFGHRQRLPVLVEARVLEQSVVYAGGGSDGAMLRVSPQELVRATGARLVSVAPADPGGH; encoded by the coding sequence GTGCGGCGCGAGGGCCGCGCGTCCATGACGACGCCGCCGCTGCTCACCGAGGCCGACGTGGCCCGCGCCATCGGGGAGCGGAGCGTCGCGGCGGAGCTCGTCCACCCGGGGGGGAAGACCCCCACGGTGGAAGCGGCCGCGGCGGCCCTGAAGGTCAGCACCGCCCAGATCGTGAAGTCCCTGATCTTCCTGGTGGACGGTGCCCCCCACCTCGTCATCAGCAACGGAACCGGCCGGGTGGATGCCCGAGCGCTGGCGGCCGCCCTGGGGGCGGGAAAGGCCCGCCTGGCGCGCCCCGAGGAGGCGTCGGCCCTGACTGGGTACGCCGTGGGGGGGATGCCTCCCTTCGGCCACCGGCAGCGGCTCCCGGTCCTGGTGGAAGCGCGGGTTCTGGAGCAATCTGTGGTCTACGCCGGGGGGGGGAGCGATGGCGCCATGCTCCGCGTGAGCCCCCAGGAGCTGGTCCGGGCCACGGGGGCGCGCCTCGTCTCGGTCGCTCCCGCCGACCCGGGAGGCCACTAG